One window from the genome of Leuconostoc suionicum encodes:
- a CDS encoding CsbD family protein produces MSVEEKFDNAKDKVAGKAKEVEGKVTGDKQREAEGKAQGLFGKAKDAVTEAKDAVKDSIDNLKNDKK; encoded by the coding sequence ATGTCAGTTGAAGAAAAGTTTGATAATGCTAAGGACAAGGTTGCTGGTAAAGCAAAAGAAGTTGAAGGCAAGGTTACCGGTGATAAGCAGCGTGAAGCAGAAGGTAAGGCACAAGGCTTGTTTGGAAAAGCTAAGGATGCCGTAACGGAAGCTAAAGATGCTGTCAAAGATAGTATTGACAATTTAAAGAATGATAAAAAATAA
- a CDS encoding ABC transporter ATP-binding protein produces the protein MGLKINNISGGYAGNNILKNISFDVPNGEIVALIGLNGAGKSTTVNHIIGELQPQMGSIVLNDTNIVSEPTAFKSQLAYIPEQPILYDELTLGEHLHLMLAAHEKDDENTWERVVSLLTMFRLEDKLNWLPIHFSKGMRQKVMLVSAFMLNAPLLIVDEPFLGLDTLAQRDVVSLMKEQAKLGNSILMTTHLLSSAASFVDRFVVLHDGKVRFVGTPSALAEENQLTVDHLDDLFDLMQKELANEG, from the coding sequence ATGGGATTAAAAATTAACAATATATCTGGCGGGTACGCGGGTAATAATATATTGAAAAACATTTCTTTTGATGTTCCTAATGGCGAGATCGTTGCCCTAATTGGTCTAAATGGTGCTGGGAAATCAACGACAGTTAATCACATTATCGGAGAGCTACAGCCTCAGATGGGATCAATAGTTCTTAATGATACTAATATAGTATCAGAGCCGACAGCCTTTAAATCACAACTTGCATATATTCCTGAACAACCAATATTGTATGATGAATTGACGTTAGGTGAACATTTACATTTGATGCTAGCGGCGCATGAAAAAGACGATGAGAATACTTGGGAACGTGTTGTGTCATTATTAACCATGTTTAGATTAGAAGATAAGCTAAACTGGTTACCAATTCACTTTTCTAAGGGGATGCGACAAAAAGTAATGCTTGTGTCTGCATTTATGTTAAATGCTCCATTGCTAATTGTTGATGAGCCTTTTTTGGGATTAGATACATTAGCGCAAAGGGATGTTGTATCTTTGATGAAAGAACAAGCAAAACTTGGAAATAGTATTTTGATGACAACTCATTTATTATCTTCGGCGGCATCATTTGTGGACAGGTTTGTTGTTCTACATGACGGTAAAGTACGTTTCGTGGGCACACCTTCCGCTTTAGCAGAAGAAAATCAGTTAACAGTGGATCATCTTGATGATTTGTTTGATTTAATGCAAAAGGAGTTAGCTAATGAAGGCTAG
- a CDS encoding D-isomer specific 2-hydroxyacid dehydrogenase family protein — translation MSKKRIHIVGDLHEVAIQKFTSAGYDVSHSPNYDEKKLLSLAYEAAVIVMTDMVFDENWFDALPNLKLIARRRVGYDNIPVESATQHGVWVTNTPGANAIAVAELAVTLILTVLRKVNQAANSVQKGEVLTYPASLMGHNLSGKIIGLIGYGQIAQNVEKILHGFGAHVLVYSRTKRDTLYGQFVSYDTLLAQSDIISLHIPATPETSGILNHEAFSKMKTNAILINTARAALVDEEALVEAINTGKIAGAGLDTTSYETIKTASPLLNHDQIVITPHIGANTVESEYLTAEKVVASVLDFFDNQKPIYRLN, via the coding sequence ATGTCAAAAAAACGCATACACATTGTAGGTGATTTACACGAAGTTGCCATTCAAAAATTTACCAGTGCAGGATATGATGTATCGCATAGCCCAAATTATGATGAAAAAAAATTATTGTCCTTAGCTTACGAGGCAGCGGTCATTGTTATGACTGATATGGTATTCGACGAGAATTGGTTTGATGCCTTGCCAAATCTAAAACTAATCGCACGTCGTCGTGTAGGATATGATAATATTCCGGTGGAATCAGCTACTCAACACGGTGTGTGGGTGACAAATACACCCGGTGCAAATGCTATTGCTGTTGCGGAATTAGCTGTTACTTTGATATTAACAGTTTTGCGTAAGGTCAACCAAGCAGCCAATAGCGTGCAAAAAGGTGAGGTATTAACATATCCAGCAAGTTTAATGGGTCATAATTTATCTGGGAAAATAATAGGGCTCATCGGGTATGGTCAAATTGCGCAAAATGTAGAAAAAATATTGCATGGTTTTGGTGCGCATGTATTGGTTTATAGTCGAACAAAGCGAGACACGCTTTATGGCCAATTTGTATCGTATGACACACTACTAGCACAATCAGATATCATATCGTTACATATTCCTGCTACACCAGAAACAAGTGGTATTTTAAATCATGAAGCGTTTTCAAAGATGAAAACGAATGCTATTCTAATTAATACAGCACGAGCTGCTTTAGTGGATGAAGAAGCGTTGGTTGAGGCAATAAATACTGGAAAAATAGCAGGTGCAGGTTTAGACACAACAAGTTATGAGACCATAAAAACAGCTAGTCCTTTATTGAATCATGATCAAATTGTGATTACACCACATATTGGTGCCAATACAGTAGAGTCCGAATACTTGACTGCTGAAAAAGTAGTGGCAAGCGTTCTTGATTTTTTTGACAATCAAAAGCCGATATATAGATTAAACTAG
- the trmB gene encoding tRNA (guanosine(46)-N7)-methyltransferase TrmB: MHLRSKPWASDWLAEHSDIVIDQDRATAQIGQWQSLFDQEQPIHLEIGSGKGQFILGMALAHPEINYIGMEIQETAIAIAARKSFDQVGTLPNLRYIYGNGNGVETYFEKGEVSKVYLNFSDPWPKKRHESRRLTYKSFLKSYEAVLPEHGEVEFKTDNRHLFEYSMVSFMDYGMRWTPEDYTLDLHADEDKVQGNIETEYEQKFMAKGQPIYKIKAHF; encoded by the coding sequence ATGCATTTACGCTCAAAACCTTGGGCTAGCGATTGGCTGGCTGAGCATTCAGATATAGTGATTGATCAAGATCGTGCAACAGCACAAATTGGACAGTGGCAATCATTATTTGACCAAGAACAACCAATACATTTGGAGATTGGTTCTGGTAAGGGGCAGTTTATTCTTGGCATGGCCTTGGCACATCCGGAAATTAATTATATTGGCATGGAAATTCAAGAGACGGCGATTGCCATCGCAGCACGTAAGAGCTTTGACCAGGTTGGCACATTACCAAATTTACGTTATATTTATGGTAACGGTAATGGGGTTGAGACTTATTTTGAAAAAGGCGAAGTTAGCAAAGTTTACTTAAACTTTTCTGACCCTTGGCCAAAAAAGCGTCATGAATCCCGTCGATTAACGTATAAGTCATTCTTGAAATCTTATGAAGCAGTTTTGCCAGAACATGGCGAAGTTGAATTCAAAACAGATAATCGTCATTTATTTGAGTATTCGATGGTTAGCTTTATGGACTATGGCATGCGATGGACTCCAGAAGACTACACGCTGGACTTGCATGCTGACGAAGATAAGGTACAGGGGAACATTGAGACCGAGTATGAACAAAAGTTTATGGCTAAAGGTCAACCAATTTATAAGATTAAGGCTCACTTTTAG
- a CDS encoding site-specific integrase, producing MVSCLKVRSIKRGAHKGVLSAQDFVKLQSYLYHHIVNDSDHGILIALETGARIGEIAAITINDINFKNSTISISKSYSVAFQKVTETKNEQFHHTISITKDLKKVLQEHSDLFPLYNHYYNRQFSRRLNYILEKLDIPRIRFPNLRHSHASFLLYNDVSNRLRFKKAWP from the coding sequence ATGGTCTCGTGTCTCAAGGTTAGATCAATTAAACGTGGAGCACACAAGGGCGTTTTATCCGCACAAGACTTTGTCAAATTACAATCCTATCTATATCACCATATTGTAAACGACTCCGACCACGGTATTTTGATTGCTCTAGAAACTGGTGCCAGGATCGGAGAAATAGCCGCTATAACTATCAATGATATAAATTTTAAAAATAGTACAATATCTATATCGAAGTCCTATTCGGTCGCATTCCAAAAAGTAACCGAAACCAAAAATGAACAGTTCCACCATACAATATCAATCACTAAGGATTTAAAAAAAGTTTTACAAGAACATAGTGACCTTTTCCCGCTTTATAATCATTATTACAATAGACAGTTTTCCAGAAGACTAAATTACATTTTAGAAAAGCTTGATATACCGAGAATAAGGTTTCCCAATTTACGCCATTCACATGCCAGCTTTTTACTATACAATGACGTATCCAATCGATTACGTTTCAAAAAGGCTTGGCCATAA
- a CDS encoding LysR family transcriptional regulator: MSKAAAKLFTPQPNVSRVIKLFEKELGSPLFERTSKGLKLTAYGKSIYSYAENILKNVNLITDTNSISSNSNFSVATYPSSIMSWLLVELYQKHLGMMLSHQQGTVE, encoded by the coding sequence TTGAGCAAAGCCGCCGCTAAACTGTTTACACCCCAGCCAAATGTCAGCAGGGTCATCAAACTTTTTGAAAAAGAGTTAGGCTCTCCTCTGTTTGAACGAACTAGTAAAGGATTGAAACTAACAGCGTATGGCAAATCAATTTATAGTTATGCTGAAAATATTTTAAAAAACGTGAATTTGATTACTGATACAAACTCTATATCAAGTAATAGTAATTTTTCCGTAGCAACATATCCCAGTAGTATCATGTCATGGCTGTTAGTTGAACTATACCAGAAACACCTAGGTATGATGCTTTCTCACCAACAAGGTACCGTTGAATAA
- a CDS encoding SPFH domain-containing protein — MLFFKIVPQNNAGLVETLGKYRARREAGLHFYVPFFQTIRKVSLAMRPLRLPDYSVITADNADIKASVTLNYHVTNAVKYMYENTDSVESMAQLVRGHLRDIIGRMELNEALGSTTKINVQLADAIGDLTNTYGINVDRINIDELRPSASIQEAMDKQLTADRERVATIAKAEGEARSIELTTKAKNDALMATAKAEADATKTRAEAEKYRIDTVQAGLAGADDKYFQNQSINAFSTLAESSSNLVVVNGQELDQLGQIPVAGKLLEKGLK; from the coding sequence ATGCTTTTTTTTAAGATTGTTCCGCAGAACAATGCGGGGCTTGTAGAGACATTGGGAAAATATCGTGCCCGAAGAGAGGCCGGATTACATTTTTATGTACCGTTCTTTCAAACAATTCGTAAGGTGAGTTTGGCTATGCGCCCACTGCGTTTGCCTGATTACTCGGTGATTACTGCCGATAACGCTGATATTAAGGCAAGTGTTACTTTAAATTATCATGTAACTAACGCAGTTAAATATATGTACGAAAATACGGATTCAGTGGAATCTATGGCACAACTTGTGCGTGGACACTTACGTGATATTATTGGTCGCATGGAGTTAAACGAAGCGCTTGGTTCTACAACCAAAATTAACGTCCAATTAGCAGATGCCATTGGTGATTTAACGAATACATACGGTATCAATGTTGATCGTATTAATATTGATGAATTACGTCCTTCCGCTTCAATTCAAGAAGCAATGGATAAGCAATTAACGGCAGACCGTGAGCGAGTCGCTACAATTGCTAAGGCTGAAGGTGAAGCACGTTCAATTGAATTGACAACAAAAGCTAAAAACGATGCATTGATGGCTACTGCCAAGGCTGAAGCTGATGCCACGAAAACTCGTGCTGAAGCTGAAAAATATCGTATTGACACTGTTCAGGCTGGTTTAGCTGGTGCTGATGATAAGTACTTCCAAAATCAGTCAATCAATGCTTTCTCAACGTTGGCTGAATCATCTAGCAATTTGGTAGTTGTGAATGGTCAGGAATTAGATCAATTGGGTCAAATACCAGTTGCTGGGAAATTACTAGAAAAAGGACTTAAATGA
- a CDS encoding peptidyl-prolyl cis-trans isomerase has protein sequence MRKFIWGLLVVVFVGGLVFLGFNSSKTLMTSKVGKITEKQFYEDIKTSSAGQQEFANMVINKVLSAEYGDQVSDTDVQNAYDAQKAQYGSSFKSVLASNNTTDAQFKKNIKNNLIINAAIKANYKVTDKQLKTAYKNYHSDTTISMITAKNEAKAKEAIAALKNGDNWNTVYKKYSTDSTYKSSNGKMPAFNSTNTSIDSAVQTAAFKLDKVGDYSTEPVTGTSGSYYVIKLNKKTTKPSMSSLRSTLSTQIVTDFINDSSNTSKIQAIVGKILRKNNVSVKDSDLKTALNAYLTAGISSSSSSSSSSSSSSSSSSSSSSK, from the coding sequence ATGCGAAAATTTATTTGGGGGCTTCTCGTCGTTGTTTTTGTTGGCGGACTGGTCTTTCTTGGTTTTAACTCGTCAAAAACATTAATGACTTCAAAAGTTGGTAAAATTACTGAAAAGCAATTTTACGAAGATATCAAAACATCGTCAGCTGGTCAGCAAGAATTTGCTAATATGGTTATTAATAAAGTTCTGTCAGCCGAATATGGTGATCAAGTTTCTGACACAGATGTACAAAACGCCTACGACGCACAAAAAGCGCAGTATGGTTCATCATTTAAGTCTGTTTTGGCATCTAACAATACAACTGATGCCCAGTTTAAAAAGAATATCAAAAATAATCTGATTATCAATGCTGCCATCAAGGCTAACTATAAGGTAACTGATAAGCAACTAAAAACTGCTTATAAGAATTACCACTCAGACACGACGATTTCAATGATTACAGCTAAGAATGAAGCGAAGGCTAAAGAAGCAATTGCCGCATTGAAGAATGGTGATAACTGGAATACAGTTTACAAAAAGTATTCTACAGATAGTACTTATAAATCATCAAATGGTAAAATGCCAGCGTTTAACTCAACAAACACAAGTATCGATTCAGCCGTGCAAACTGCAGCGTTCAAGCTTGACAAAGTTGGTGACTATTCAACGGAACCTGTAACTGGTACAAGCGGCAGTTACTATGTCATTAAATTGAATAAGAAAACAACAAAGCCTTCAATGAGCAGTTTGCGTAGTACCTTATCAACTCAGATAGTAACTGACTTTATCAATGATTCAAGCAACACCAGCAAAATACAAGCCATTGTCGGAAAGATTTTGCGCAAAAACAATGTTAGTGTTAAAGACAGCGATTTGAAAACTGCTTTGAATGCCTATCTAACGGCTGGTATTTCTTCTTCAAGTTCTTCAAGTTCTTCAAGTTCTTCAAGTTCTTCAAGTTCTTCAAGTTCTTCATCAAAATAA
- a CDS encoding HIT family protein produces the protein MDIFDKIIAGEIPSYKVYEDEDVLAFLDISQVTPGHTLVVPKKNVDNIFDYDEDTAKKVLLKLPVIARAIKASDDKITGLNIQSNNGPSAGQTVIHSHWHLIPRYDDDNLNSVLAPTIDNSAHFSSEQYQAIADSIASQF, from the coding sequence TTGGATATTTTTGACAAAATTATTGCAGGTGAAATACCAAGTTATAAAGTTTATGAAGATGAAGACGTTCTCGCCTTTTTGGATATCTCACAAGTAACCCCTGGGCATACACTAGTTGTACCAAAGAAAAACGTTGATAACATTTTTGACTATGATGAAGATACTGCCAAAAAAGTTTTGTTGAAATTGCCTGTCATTGCACGCGCTATAAAGGCCAGTGATGACAAGATTACAGGTCTCAATATCCAATCAAACAATGGACCTTCTGCTGGTCAAACTGTTATCCATTCTCACTGGCACCTAATCCCTCGTTACGATGATGATAATCTAAATAGCGTGTTAGCACCAACTATTGATAACAGCGCTCATTTTTCATCGGAACAATACCAAGCCATTGCTGATAGTATTGCTTCGCAATTTTAA
- a CDS encoding HdeD family acid-resistance protein: MSEEFFTKVRRTIGFDGLISTIIGALIVFLPNRSARAAAGMIGAALIAVGLFKLIFVFRRDAENGMARLGNLIVSVIYLVAGIFIFVDMQSAAISLILVVGILTGITWLIEGFVQLAILNKLATNKTWSTISAIISILGGASILFSPMWGGLVVWTFFGITLLIIGIFKLIQYFTLKN; the protein is encoded by the coding sequence ATGTCTGAAGAATTTTTTACAAAAGTACGGAGAACTATAGGTTTTGATGGGTTGATATCTACTATTATCGGTGCACTTATAGTATTTCTACCAAATCGAAGTGCTAGAGCTGCTGCCGGCATGATTGGTGCTGCTTTAATTGCGGTTGGTCTTTTTAAGTTAATTTTTGTGTTTAGAAGAGATGCCGAAAATGGCATGGCCAGATTAGGTAACCTAATCGTTTCAGTAATTTATCTGGTAGCTGGAATCTTTATTTTTGTGGATATGCAATCAGCAGCGATATCGCTTATTTTGGTCGTTGGTATATTAACTGGTATAACTTGGTTGATTGAAGGATTTGTTCAGCTGGCTATTTTAAATAAACTGGCTACAAATAAAACTTGGTCTACAATATCAGCCATCATTAGTATACTAGGTGGTGCAAGTATTCTGTTTAGTCCGATGTGGGGTGGTTTGGTTGTATGGACATTCTTTGGGATCACATTACTGATCATTGGTATTTTCAAGTTAATCCAGTATTTTACATTAAAAAATTAG
- a CDS encoding ABC transporter permease, whose protein sequence is MKASDLFWRRFRDEQRTSAKYLRLLFNDHFVIFLIIALGGIVLAYRELLSTPQSMMFWRSNWWQVIIITWLLIGLQIGDLITYFQPADRLYLLGNDSEIIKKYLTRSVNLSILYASVWQAVFVGSIIPILLRIYVNGLLRISSLLIFAISYKLLLLLFERDKLFLKQRVQTITIFEANSTAEGLLFRVLLPSIFLEFILILTQMQVYILMSAWLVLMVVTACYFRISSHKANSFAINWAIATQQAQQQKQRVLHFFALFAEIPNQPKSIKRRRYLDFFLQRLIKNKPAMLRLYWIRLARDTEILPLVLRLIIVGMIIVGVLQTAPDWLVAVVGSLTVYLVNFQLLPLFSDTQKKIWSRLMPITNSQKQSAFIQVHRLVNYIVCTLLIVTVAVTSESLQRILLLFVLLIVVTIGLQKSYIPYMIKKMKK, encoded by the coding sequence ATGAAGGCTAGCGATTTATTTTGGCGGCGTTTTCGAGACGAACAGCGGACAAGCGCTAAATATCTGCGATTATTATTTAATGATCATTTTGTGATTTTTTTGATTATTGCTTTGGGTGGTATTGTACTTGCTTACCGCGAACTGCTCAGTACGCCGCAATCGATGATGTTTTGGCGCTCTAATTGGTGGCAAGTAATCATCATTACGTGGTTACTGATAGGATTACAGATAGGTGATTTAATTACGTACTTCCAGCCAGCGGATAGGCTTTACTTACTGGGAAACGACTCGGAAATTATCAAAAAATATTTGACGCGTTCTGTAAATTTGAGTATTTTATATGCCAGCGTATGGCAAGCTGTTTTTGTTGGTTCTATCATACCAATTCTATTGCGAATTTATGTCAACGGTTTATTACGAATTAGTTCCTTGCTGATTTTTGCAATTAGTTATAAGTTGCTTCTATTGTTATTTGAACGAGATAAACTATTCTTGAAGCAACGTGTGCAAACGATTACGATATTTGAAGCAAATTCAACAGCTGAGGGGCTTCTCTTCCGTGTTTTATTGCCTAGCATTTTCTTAGAATTTATCCTTATATTGACCCAAATGCAAGTATATATTTTGATGAGTGCTTGGTTGGTGTTGATGGTGGTAACGGCTTGCTATTTTCGTATCAGTAGTCATAAGGCAAACTCATTCGCAATTAACTGGGCTATCGCAACACAACAAGCACAACAACAAAAGCAAAGAGTGTTGCACTTTTTTGCACTTTTTGCTGAAATCCCCAATCAGCCTAAATCAATTAAAAGACGTCGTTACCTAGACTTTTTTCTGCAACGTTTGATAAAGAACAAACCAGCAATGTTGCGATTATATTGGATACGTTTAGCGCGAGACACGGAAATACTGCCTTTGGTTCTTAGATTAATAATTGTTGGCATGATTATCGTAGGTGTGTTGCAGACTGCACCCGATTGGCTAGTTGCTGTAGTTGGTTCATTGACGGTATATCTTGTTAATTTTCAGTTATTGCCACTATTTTCAGATACGCAAAAGAAAATTTGGTCGCGTTTGATGCCAATTACCAATTCTCAGAAACAGAGCGCATTTATTCAGGTACATAGATTGGTGAACTACATTGTTTGCACATTGTTGATTGTTACTGTAGCCGTGACGAGTGAATCGTTACAACGGATATTGTTATTATTTGTATTGTTGATTGTAGTTACTATTGGGCTACAAAAAAGTTATATTCCATACATGATTAAAAAAATGAAAAAGTAA
- a CDS encoding IS30 family transposase encodes MSSSLSAHERSVIETMIKLNHSTREIARFLKRSPATITYELNRIKPYNAQQAHHLAQCNRHKHGRHPTLTPEISAFLNHHIGILKWSPETAAHVLGIAFKTIYNWIHHGLLKIKLSDLPDKGIRRKRQSDGRRRVFAHGRSIEKRPKAVQLRQEFGHFEVDTMQSGKTRGDVLVTITERLSRQHIMRHVSGRNSQAVTPAIIRFFKGIKNAKSITVDHGREFAKYDEIEEQLGIPMYFAHPYSPEERGSNEVLNRYVRRFIPKERKIETISQKELDQINHWINARPMKTLNWQSPRKVFQKHAVFG; translated from the coding sequence ATGTCTTCTAGTTTATCAGCTCACGAACGTTCTGTCATTGAAACAATGATCAAACTTAATCATTCAACTCGAGAAATAGCCCGTTTCTTAAAGCGTTCTCCTGCAACTATTACCTACGAGTTAAATCGAATTAAACCATACAATGCACAACAGGCTCATCATTTAGCCCAGTGTAATCGGCACAAACACGGTCGCCATCCGACCCTAACACCTGAAATATCAGCTTTTTTGAACCATCACATTGGTATCTTGAAGTGGTCACCAGAAACGGCTGCTCATGTATTGGGTATTGCTTTCAAGACCATCTACAACTGGATTCATCATGGTTTGCTTAAAATTAAGTTATCAGATTTACCTGATAAAGGTATTCGACGTAAACGTCAATCTGACGGCCGTAGACGTGTTTTTGCTCATGGCCGTTCAATTGAAAAACGACCAAAAGCTGTCCAATTAAGACAAGAATTTGGTCATTTTGAAGTTGATACGATGCAATCTGGTAAAACACGTGGCGATGTTTTAGTGACCATCACAGAACGATTGAGTCGACAACATATCATGAGACATGTCAGTGGGCGCAATAGTCAGGCAGTGACACCAGCTATTATTAGGTTTTTCAAGGGTATAAAAAATGCTAAATCAATTACAGTTGATCACGGTCGAGAGTTTGCAAAATATGATGAAATAGAAGAACAGCTAGGCATACCGATGTATTTTGCACACCCATATTCACCAGAAGAACGTGGTAGTAATGAAGTGCTAAATCGATATGTCCGTCGTTTTATCCCAAAAGAACGCAAAATTGAAACCATCAGTCAGAAAGAATTAGATCAAATTAATCATTGGATTAATGCCAGGCCAATGAAAACGCTCAACTGGCAATCACCACGAAAAGTCTTTCAGAAACATGCGGTGTTCGGATGA
- a CDS encoding pyridoxal phosphate-dependent aminotransferase, with amino-acid sequence MTKNINKNVHNTGLSGIRLVSNFIKKPANEVIQLTVGEIDLPTPFATKQAGIKAIEQNHTKYTDNMGILALRRIITEYAQEFYSETYNPVTEVLVTVGASEGIDLAIRALVNPGDEVILISPGYTAYTQAVTLAGGVPVVVDTRSSNFRLLPNQLEEVISEKSKLVILNYPNNPSGVVLSSQELAELANVIKKHDLYVLTDDVYNRLVYDKDFAPSIASVPDMKGRTLVLNGLSKSHSMTGWRIGYLLGPESLIHELYKIHQTDVGCASSISQEAAMTALTVDRDNPSEIVPIFRERRDYVLKRLDQIGVGYIKPEGTFYVFVNIEKFGINSLDFVKFLIEAADLAVVHGSAFTEFGEGFIRISYAMDLSILKEALDRFQAAVAKLNNQKSLS; translated from the coding sequence ATGACAAAAAATATTAATAAAAATGTTCATAATACGGGACTGTCAGGTATCCGTTTGGTTTCTAATTTTATAAAAAAGCCGGCAAACGAAGTCATTCAACTGACAGTTGGTGAAATTGATTTACCAACACCATTTGCTACCAAGCAAGCCGGCATTAAAGCAATTGAACAAAATCACACAAAATATACTGATAATATGGGCATATTAGCACTTAGAAGAATCATCACTGAGTACGCGCAAGAATTTTACAGTGAAACTTATAATCCTGTCACAGAGGTACTAGTGACAGTTGGTGCAAGTGAAGGCATTGACTTAGCAATCAGAGCACTAGTTAATCCTGGTGATGAAGTCATCCTTATTTCACCAGGTTATACTGCTTATACGCAAGCCGTTACTTTAGCAGGGGGTGTTCCAGTAGTTGTTGATACACGATCGAGTAATTTTAGGCTATTACCAAATCAATTAGAGGAGGTCATTAGTGAGAAAAGTAAATTAGTTATACTCAATTATCCGAATAATCCGAGTGGCGTTGTTTTATCTTCTCAAGAGTTAGCAGAATTAGCTAATGTTATCAAGAAGCATGATTTATATGTGTTGACAGATGATGTGTATAATCGTTTAGTTTACGATAAAGATTTCGCACCATCTATTGCAAGTGTGCCCGATATGAAGGGAAGAACCTTAGTATTAAACGGTTTATCTAAATCGCACAGTATGACGGGTTGGCGCATTGGTTATTTATTAGGGCCAGAGTCTTTAATTCACGAATTATATAAAATCCATCAAACAGATGTTGGCTGTGCCTCAAGTATCTCTCAAGAAGCTGCAATGACAGCTTTAACAGTGGACCGCGATAACCCGTCTGAAATCGTGCCCATATTTAGAGAAAGGCGAGACTATGTTCTGAAACGATTAGATCAAATTGGTGTTGGCTATATTAAACCAGAGGGAACATTTTATGTCTTTGTAAATATTGAAAAGTTTGGCATAAATTCATTGGACTTCGTGAAGTTTCTAATAGAGGCAGCGGATTTGGCTGTTGTTCATGGCTCCGCTTTTACTGAATTTGGTGAAGGGTTTATTCGAATTTCCTATGCAATGGATTTATCAATTCTAAAAGAAGCTTTGGACAGGTTTCAAGCTGCTGTGGCTAAATTAAACAATCAAAAAAGCCTCAGCTAA
- a CDS encoding toxin-antitoxin system HicB family antitoxin, translating into MVKEKNMKSGNIPLRIDPKLHEFLAEQASKEGRSLNNYITQLLMANYHPSNFEDRQFVGQVIPGKDIDVKSGLVNVSGIYYRYLIDNSAVAKSDEDYVILEANGNILTLRQIMKD; encoded by the coding sequence ATGGTTAAAGAAAAAAACATGAAGTCAGGCAACATACCATTAAGAATTGATCCAAAACTGCACGAGTTTTTGGCGGAACAGGCCAGCAAGGAGGGGAGGTCATTAAATAATTACATCACCCAATTATTGATGGCTAACTACCATCCAAGCAACTTTGAAGACCGTCAATTTGTGGGCCAGGTCATTCCAGGTAAAGATATTGACGTTAAGAGCGGTTTGGTCAACGTTTCTGGTATCTATTATCGATATTTGATTGATAATAGTGCTGTTGCTAAAAGTGATGAAGATTACGTGATTCTCGAGGCAAACGGGAATATATTGACATTACGACAAATCATGAAAGATTAG
- a CDS encoding aminotransferase class I/II-fold pyridoxal phosphate-dependent enzyme, which yields MSTAHNVADLDDLQNTYDRKGYAYTRFHNVNHDGIVELMTYLEQSEKSVITNTGMSAIPSTLLALLTSGDYVVADKTLYGESIDFLKTLSKFGILVDFVDITNLDEVVSVINESTQIIYTETVSNPILQMAMAM from the coding sequence TTGTCAACAGCTCATAATGTGGCCGACTTAGATGATCTACAAAATACTTATGATCGAAAAGGTTATGCGTATACGAGGTTCCATAATGTGAATCATGATGGAATTGTAGAACTTATGACATACTTGGAGCAGTCAGAAAAAAGTGTCATCACGAACACGGGTATGTCTGCAATACCGTCAACACTCTTAGCACTTTTGACATCAGGTGATTACGTTGTGGCTGATAAAACGCTATATGGTGAATCAATTGATTTTCTTAAGACATTAAGTAAATTCGGAATTTTAGTGGACTTTGTTGACATTACAAACCTTGATGAGGTTGTTTCGGTTATAAATGAAAGCACTCAAATTATTTATACAGAAACAGTTAGCAATCCCATTTTGCAAATGGCCATGGCGATGTAA